The window GGCGGCCCAGGGGGCAATGGAGGCCGTCGGGATGGCCTATGGGGAATGGCTGGAGTCTGTCTATCCGGCAGCCGGCTTCACCCGCCGCACGGTGGTGATCACCCTGCGGAAGGACGACTGGCGGATCCCGGAGCTCCCGGCCGTCCCCGTTCGCGTCCGTCGGGCGATGCTGGAGGACATCCCACGGATCGCGGCGGTGGATCGCCAGGCCTTCGAGCCCCTCTGGTGGTATGGCCCCACCATCCTGACCCGCGCCTGGCATCAGGTGCCCTACTTCATCGTGGCGGAGGCGGAGGGAGAGATCATCGGCTACGCCTTCGCCGACCTCTATGGCATGCACGGACATATCGTCCGCCTGGCGGTCCACCCGGCCCATCAGGGCCGGTCCGTGGGGGCGCGCTTGCTGGCGGAGAGCCTGCGGTATCTGATCGACCTGGGGGCTTATCCCATCACCCTCAACACGCAGGTCGAGAACCGGATCTCCCAGGCCCTCTACCGGCGGTTCGGTTTCCACCCCACCGGGCAGGAGGTCTCCATCTGGAGTTGCGCGCTCCGGTGATTCGGAGGGAAGCCCTCGCCGCTTATTCTTCCTTCAGCAGGCCCTTCTGGATCATGTAGCGGACCAGCTGGGCGCGGGTTCGCAGGCCCAGTTTCTCCATCCCGCGAGCCCGGTAGGTCTCCACGGTTTTGACGCTCAGGCCCAGGCGCTCGGCGATCTCCTGGTTGGTGTGCCCGATGGCCACCATGCGGAGCACCTGGCGCTCCCGCTCGCTCAGGCTCTCCCATGGCTCCGGGGTCTCCGGGATCTGCGGGGCAGGGATCAGATCCTCCAGGAGCGCGCGGGTCATCGCGGGGTGGATGTAGAGGTCGCCCCGCGCCACCGCGCGGATCGCTGTGATCAGCTCCTCATCGGTGGCGCGCTTGATGATGTAACCGGCGGCGCCCTCGGCCAGGGCCTGCCGCAGGTATGCTTCGTCCTCGTGCATCGTCAGGATCAGCACCCGCGCCTCCGGCACCTGCCGGCGCAGCAGGGCGAGGGCTTGCAAACCGGGCATGCCCGGCATGGTGAGGTCCAGCAGGATGACGTCCGGGCGGATCGCCTCTGCCTGGCGCAGGGTTTGCCAGCCATCCTCCGCCTCTCCGACGACCTCGATGTCCGGTTGGGCGCTGAGGAGCAGCCGGAGGCCGGCCCGGAACACAGCGTGGTCGTCCGCGATCAGCACCCGGATCATGAGTCCTCCAGCGGAACGCGGAGATAGATGGTGGTGCCCTGGCCCGGCGCCGATTCGATGGCCAGGGAGCCTCCCACCAGTTGGGCCCGTTCCCGCATCCCGTAGATCCCGAGGCGGTTGCCGGGCTCCTCCCGAAGCACGCGATCGACGTCGAAGCCGCAGCCGTCATCCTCCACGATCACGGAGAGCAGACGGGGGGAGGCCTGGAGGAGGACGCTGATCCGCTGGCAACCGGCGTATTTGGCGGCGTTGGTCAGGGCCTCCTGCACGATGCGGTAGACGGCAGTCTCGATGGCCGGGGGGATGCGGCGGCCATCCAGGCCGATCACCTGCATCTCCACTTCGATCCCGAAGCGCTCGCGGTAGTCCCGGATGTAGCGCTCCAGGGCTGCCACCAAGCCCAGATCATCCAGCACCGAGGGCCGCAGCTCGAAAGCCAGGCGCCGCACACGGTTGAGCGTCTCATCGACCAGCCGATACATGTCCTGGAGCCGGGAGCGCATGGTCTCGGGGTCGAGGGCTTGCTCGATGTTCCGCAGCCCCACGCGCAGCGAGGCCAGGGCCTGCCCGGTCTCGTCGTGCAGCTCCCGGGCGATCCGCCGGCGCTCCTCCTCCTGCGCCTCAATGATCCGCTGGATATAGAAGGCCCGCATGCGCTCCTGCTGGGCCAGCTCTTCCACCATCGCGTTGAACGCCTGGGCCAGGGCCCCGATCTCATCCTTGGCCCACACGACCGCCCGGGCGGTGAAATCCCGCCGGGCCACCCGCTCGGTCATCGCCACCAGGCCCCGGATGGGACGGACGATCAGATGGGTGAGGAACAGGGCGATGCCGATGCTGAGGGCGGACACGGCCACGGTGGTCAGCAGCAACCGCACGGTCAACGCGTCGACAGCGGCGCGCACCCCTGTGTCCCGCAGCCCCAGGCGTAACACCCCCGCCTGTCCCCGGAAGACCGGGACCGCGATGTCCCAGATCACCCCCTCCGGCGTGCGCAGCGGCTGGAGATGGTAGGACGCCCCCGGCGGGAGAGGATGCGCCTCGACCAGCCCCACCGGGAACTCCGGCCCGGTCCCGAACGTGTGAGCCAGGACCTCCCCCTCCGGGGAGAGGGCGAAGGCATAGCGCAGCTCGGGGTTGTGATCCACCGCATCCTGCAACAGCCGATGAAGCCCCATCAGGTCGTTGATCAGGATCAGGTCCGTGCTCCGCGCCGCCAGGTCGCTGGCCATCGCGATCCCCCAGTCCTGGGTGCGGGCGACCAGCACATGGTAGAGGGCGTAGCGGACCTGCAGGATGGTGGTGAGGCCGAAGAGCACCGTTCCGCCCAGGACGATGCCCAGGATTTTGGTCCGCACGCTGACCCCGCCCGCGATCTCCCAGAACCGCTCCCGTGCCTGATGAAGGAAGTGCCATCGCATCTTCCACTCCCTTCGGTTTGCCGATGGCTGTTCCATAGAAGCAGGATGATCGCATCCTCAACCGGCCATCTCCATCGCCAGGGCGAGAGCCCCCAGCAGCCCGGCCCGTTCCCCCAGCGCCGGGGGCAGCACATACGTCTCCAGGTCCCCCTCCAGGGCCGGTGCCGGGAGATACCGGTTCAGCAGCGCCTGCATCCGCCCTCGGACCCGCGGGAGCAGCCCCGGATGCTGGGCGACGCCCCCGCCGAGGAGGATGCGCTGCGGCGTCAGGATGCACAGGATGTTCACCAGGCCCAGGGCCAGATACTCCGCCTCCAGCTCCCA is drawn from Thermoflexus hugenholtzii and contains these coding sequences:
- a CDS encoding response regulator transcription factor, with product MIRVLIADDHAVFRAGLRLLLSAQPDIEVVGEAEDGWQTLRQAEAIRPDVILLDLTMPGMPGLQALALLRRQVPEARVLILTMHEDEAYLRQALAEGAAGYIIKRATDEELITAIRAVARGDLYIHPAMTRALLEDLIPAPQIPETPEPWESLSERERQVLRMVAIGHTNQEIAERLGLSVKTVETYRARGMEKLGLRTRAQLVRYMIQKGLLKEE
- a CDS encoding sensor histidine kinase; this encodes MRWHFLHQARERFWEIAGGVSVRTKILGIVLGGTVLFGLTTILQVRYALYHVLVARTQDWGIAMASDLAARSTDLILINDLMGLHRLLQDAVDHNPELRYAFALSPEGEVLAHTFGTGPEFPVGLVEAHPLPPGASYHLQPLRTPEGVIWDIAVPVFRGQAGVLRLGLRDTGVRAAVDALTVRLLLTTVAVSALSIGIALFLTHLIVRPIRGLVAMTERVARRDFTARAVVWAKDEIGALAQAFNAMVEELAQQERMRAFYIQRIIEAQEEERRRIARELHDETGQALASLRVGLRNIEQALDPETMRSRLQDMYRLVDETLNRVRRLAFELRPSVLDDLGLVAALERYIRDYRERFGIEVEMQVIGLDGRRIPPAIETAVYRIVQEALTNAAKYAGCQRISVLLQASPRLLSVIVEDDGCGFDVDRVLREEPGNRLGIYGMRERAQLVGGSLAIESAPGQGTTIYLRVPLEDS
- a CDS encoding GNAT family N-acetyltransferase, which gives rise to MFSAVRPATRADRSAILHLVREHRRAQMTLDWWSLEEWLEAPTAWVVERMGRVIAFWLGIQVDSPVAWLRVAAVADGEDAPQLFRQLWPSMARALAAQGAMEAVGMAYGEWLESVYPAAGFTRRTVVITLRKDDWRIPELPAVPVRVRRAMLEDIPRIAAVDRQAFEPLWWYGPTILTRAWHQVPYFIVAEAEGEIIGYAFADLYGMHGHIVRLAVHPAHQGRSVGARLLAESLRYLIDLGAYPITLNTQVENRISQALYRRFGFHPTGQEVSIWSCALR